A single Anopheles maculipalpis chromosome 3RL, idAnoMacuDA_375_x, whole genome shotgun sequence DNA region contains:
- the LOC126565384 gene encoding protein slowmo translates to MKIWTSEHVFNHPWETVAQAAWRKYPNPINTAVIGTDVVERRVVDGVLHTHRLVSSKWYFPQWAQKLIGSPNVCYASEKSTVDPKERLMTLKTINLTFGSFLSVYETLSYVPHPTDPSKTLLKQEATVQVEGVPLNRYMEDVLTKNISTNAGKGRQGLEWVIGKLNAEMKELANSAATSTNEILTQTKKSLDDITDQARKSMDELSATAQKIHI, encoded by the exons ATGAAAATCTGGACCTCAGAACACGTCTTTAA CCATCCGTGGGAGACCGTAGCACAGGCCGCCTGGCGCAAATACCCGAACCCCATCAACACAGCAGTCATCGGTACCGATGTGGTGGAACGAAGGGTCGTCGACGGTGTCCTGCACACGCACCGGCTGGTCAGCTCCAAATGGTATTTCCCACAGTGGGCACAGAAG CTCATTGGTTCACCAAATGTATGCTACGCCAGCGAAAAGTCGACCGTCGATCCGAAGGAACGGTTGATGACACTGAAAACGATCAACCTCACCTTTGGCAGCTTCCTTTCAGTGTACGAAACGCTCAGCTACGTTCCACATCCGACCGATCCGTCGAAAACTTTGCTCAAACAGGAAGCCACGGTACAGGTCGAGGGTGTCCCGCTAAACCGATACATGGAGGATGTGTTGACGAAAAACATTAGCACAAACGCGGGCAAGGGCCGGCAGGGATTGGAATGGGTAATAGGAAAGCTGAATGCTGAG ATGAAAGAACTGGCCAACAGTGCGGCAACCAGCACGAACGAAATTCTGACACAGACCAAAAAATCGCTGGACGACATCACGGATCAGGCCCGCAAAAGCATGGACGAGCTGAGTGCCACCGCACAGAAGATACACATATAG